The DNA region GGTGTGACACTTGCCGCAGGCCGTTGGGCCGGTAGGCTTCTTGTCCTTCTGCAGTCCCTTGTGGCAGCCAAGGCAGCTCTTATCAGAATTGGCCGCGTGGAAAGCGGCATAGAAGGAGTCGGCTCCGGTCTTGCTGTCCATGTTCTCATGGCAACCGGCACTGTTACAGGAGGCGTAGGTCTTGCCGTCGGCCGGTTGGTGGTGGCAGGCAGCACAATCGATGGCCGCATGCTTGTCGTGGGCGAACGGAA from Deltaproteobacteria bacterium includes:
- a CDS encoding cytochrome C; this encodes MSAPEGYAPVKKDGTPGKLQKKVPFAHDKHAAIDCAACHHQPADGKTYASCNSAGCHENMDSKTGADSFYAAFHAANSDKSCLGCHKGLQKDKKPTGPTACGKCHTDC